Proteins from one Dysgonomonas sp. HDW5A genomic window:
- a CDS encoding HD domain-containing protein, translating to MIKNKQIINDPVFGFITIPNEFISQIINHPYLQRLSRIKQLGMASFAYPGAQHTRFHHTLGAMYLMQEVINNLRSKGNDISKDEENGALACILLHDVGHGPFSHVLEHTIVNGISHEEISLRLMQNLNIELKGELDTCIAIFKDEYPKEFLHQLVSGQLDVDRLDYLRRDCFFTGVNEGNIGSERIIQILDVRNNKLVVESKGVYSIENFLLSRRLMYWQVYHHKTAIGAENVLINTLMRAKQIANQGHKLFASPSLSYFLTNNIQKTNFTDESLQHFVNLDDSDIWCALKVWTESDDFLLSTLSQAFVNRDLFKTEILAEPATEEHIRSYIDKYVNKWKLSEEEAEYLVSSRTVTTDMYNLKENSIDILYKNGEIKSISDASDLLNIQLLSKKAEKYYFSYLRL from the coding sequence GTGATAAAGAATAAACAAATAATAAATGACCCTGTTTTTGGCTTTATAACCATTCCCAATGAGTTTATATCGCAAATTATAAATCATCCCTATCTACAGCGGCTAAGCAGAATTAAGCAGTTGGGTATGGCATCTTTTGCATATCCGGGAGCACAACATACCCGCTTCCATCACACTTTGGGGGCTATGTACCTGATGCAGGAGGTGATAAACAATCTGAGATCAAAGGGTAATGATATAAGTAAAGACGAAGAAAACGGAGCTTTAGCATGTATACTTCTTCATGATGTTGGTCATGGACCTTTTTCGCATGTGCTGGAACATACTATTGTTAATGGCATTTCACACGAAGAAATATCTCTTCGGTTGATGCAAAATCTAAACATAGAATTAAAAGGTGAACTGGATACCTGCATTGCCATATTTAAAGACGAATACCCGAAAGAATTTCTTCACCAATTAGTTAGTGGTCAGCTAGATGTTGATCGGCTTGATTACTTGCGTCGCGATTGCTTTTTCACAGGAGTAAATGAAGGGAATATAGGTTCGGAACGTATTATTCAGATTCTGGATGTTCGTAACAATAAATTGGTAGTCGAATCGAAAGGTGTTTATTCTATTGAGAATTTCCTTCTATCCAGACGATTGATGTATTGGCAGGTATATCATCACAAAACTGCCATAGGAGCCGAAAATGTATTGATTAATACATTAATGAGAGCGAAACAAATCGCTAATCAAGGTCATAAGCTTTTTGCATCACCTTCTCTGAGTTATTTTTTGACAAATAATATTCAAAAAACAAATTTCACAGACGAATCGCTTCAGCACTTTGTAAATTTAGATGATTCGGATATATGGTGTGCCCTTAAGGTGTGGACAGAATCTGACGATTTTCTCCTATCAACATTAAGTCAGGCTTTTGTTAACCGAGATTTATTCAAGACCGAAATATTGGCAGAACCGGCTACAGAAGAGCATATTCGCTCCTATATAGATAAGTATGTAAATAAGTGGAAACTATCCGAAGAAGAAGCTGAGTATCTGGTCTCTTCGCGAACAGTTACTACCGATATGTATAATCTGAAAGAAAACAGCATAGATATACTCTATAAAAACGGCGAAATAAAAAGTATCTCGGACGCATCCGACTTATTAAATATTCAACTCCTCTCTAAAAAAGCCGAAAAATATTATTTCTCTTATCTAAGGTTATAA
- the recR gene encoding recombination mediator RecR, translated as MIQKYPSVLLESAVNEFAKLPGVGRKTALRLVLHMLRQDNKTVENFSSALLNLKNEVKYCKSCYNISDADICPICANPARDKSIVCVVENIKEVMAIENTSQFKGLYHVLGGIISPIDGIGPGDLQIESLVKRVSEGHIKEIILALSTTMEGDTTNFYIYKKLSPYNIKISMIARGISIGDEIEYADEVTLGRSILNRTLFNESFNL; from the coding sequence ATGATTCAAAAATATCCGTCTGTATTACTTGAAAGTGCTGTAAATGAATTCGCTAAATTACCGGGCGTAGGTCGTAAAACCGCACTGAGATTGGTACTACATATGCTTCGTCAGGATAATAAAACTGTCGAGAATTTTTCGTCGGCACTCCTCAATCTCAAAAATGAAGTGAAATATTGTAAGTCTTGCTATAATATTTCGGACGCCGATATATGTCCCATTTGTGCAAATCCCGCTAGAGATAAATCGATAGTATGCGTGGTTGAAAACATCAAGGAAGTAATGGCAATCGAAAATACATCTCAATTTAAAGGGCTGTATCACGTCTTGGGAGGAATAATTTCACCTATCGATGGTATTGGTCCCGGAGATCTTCAAATAGAAAGCCTTGTAAAACGAGTATCCGAAGGTCATATTAAAGAAATAATACTGGCTTTGAGCACAACGATGGAAGGAGATACCACCAATTTTTATATTTATAAAAAGCTGTCTCCTTACAATATTAAGATATCTATGATTGCCAGAGGAATATCTATAGGCGATGAAATTGAATATGCCGATGAAGTTACATTGGGCAGATCTATTCTTAATCGCACCCTTTTCAACGAATCATTTAATTTATAA